agacccggggaaggacatagggtagtttttgtcAATCATTTGTCCCATTTGtgtttaactagcgacccgccccggcttcgcacgggtgcaatgctgatgatTATACACATAAtacaaaccttcctcttgaatcactatctataaaaaaaaaccgcaataaaatccgttgcgtagttttaaagatctaagcatacattgggacagacatccatccagacatcaggaagcgactttgttttatactatgtagtgatatggTCACCCCACACACCGTGCTGCGGTGGTCCGCGCTCGGCTTAGGCCGTGTGGTCACAAGATAATACGGTACCTAAGCCTTATTGACGCTGTTTAGATTTAGAACGTTATAGACGTGCGATATctacttatagttggtcaagcaaatcttgtcagtaagaacaaaaaaaaatacactaatcCCCTTCTtttgggcgccagcaccagtgcaagacaaagacagtatgactttctccgtctacgcccgaaatgagacagtcccttgacaaactatacttactATTAGTGGCGGAGCGTCAATATAACTCTGATTGCCACCGCCGGTGGCCACCCCGGCTCGCCCACGGGTCgccaaatattttattgtgcACTAGTTGTTAATCGTATCTCGTAACTTGCGTGTTGCTTTTACATTGAGGgcacagattattaactagaTTGAGGGCCGAatcattttgtatggttaaaatattgattgtatttccaccgtttaaatattcgtccgtattgaatttacacaaTGTATAATTGCTTCTATTcataatattatatctttttttaaattcataatatataattataataatagaatATTGATATTCATATTATAGTAAACTTTTCACTATGGTGATCCAGAATTCCTATGTTAAATATTCATGTTAGAACATCTTGCTCTTCATGAGACGAATGTCGATGCaattaattaactttaatttgTATTTCGTAAGGTAACAACCAacactcactaattactaccacaagtGCAAAGCCATAATGAACCGTACTGTAGCAAAACAAGGTTGATTTTTCTTTAGGTCAGTGAGTTTTGTTGACACCTGAcgatttgttaattaattaagtccttataacataaatttcaattaaaaaccaagtatttatgttattattaccACAATATCCGAGCCACACGGATATGGCATCCAGAAAATATGAATAATCAGAGTTGTTATCAGAGACCCCTCAGTGATAAGTGACCCGGAGATGAGAAAAGTCTATCAAAAGGAGTAACGTCATTATCAAATATGCTGTATCCTTGTGGCGCCCAATGTACAATACAATGcacgtacagtcagctgcagagatagttgaccttccctgcaaacaaatttctatacAGAAGACTCATATTTGCTATTGTcagggatgactcacgttagaccgggccgggtccgggccggagcttccagcgcttcgttttttatggaaagcatcacgtgatcacagGCCCGAGAATTTCAAGATATAATATGTATCGTTGCACATAATATTAatagcaaacacctaaaattataattagaattgtagtaaataattgtttgtagatatttgcctagaagtcagaataaaaaaaaaaacaacagttgcataatattgtattgtatgaatattcctaagaacactgctgttaggatcctaagaacactgcgccggggcccgccgcgccgcgcttcttatgaagttgatttcaatctcactggcagtcattttaatctacaaataagagtgctggggcccgtttatcaaaactagcttgtaatacaagtggaagtccctttttgacagcttttgttagaaagggagtTCCACTTgttattacaagctacaagcttttgataaacgggcccctggagtagaaaaaaccggccaagtgcgagtcggacttgcccaccgagggttccgtactttttagtatttgttcttatagcggcaacagtaatgcatcatttgtgaaaatgagatacagcctggtgacagacagacggacagcggagtcttagtaatagggtcccgtttttaccctttcggtacggaaccctaaaaagatcgtAATACAGGTAAACTGAATGAATTCagatgaaataaataagtacgATGTTCCTACTACTGAGACTAATCTACTGACACTTCACACAGTAAAATCCGTCAAGCCGCTTAGGCTACAGAAATTGCCCAAGGACCAGGTATACAAATATAACGAAACTCACAAACCAGTACCCTCTTTTCATAACTCGGTCAAACACGTGGCATACGCCAATGAACTTGAAACCTTCATCGTCATATCGACCCGACCAGACACCGGTTATCTTCATGACAACAATCacagtgccagttgcaccatccgccttgacagactgattatcGTCAGACCGGCATGCCGGGGTGGTTTACCTACTGTgtaactttccatacaataaaatttagcgaactctctAACGATGACTAATAGTTTGGTGCAACGGACCCTTATTTAGATAACTCCACAACTATAAATTCATTCGTCTCCCGTCCGTCGGTCGAATCGGTCCTAGTTGATACAGAAAAGGTCCGTAAAAACAATACATACGTGATAACTGCTAGTATATTTGTTGTACACACTAGGCGTTATGTTGCTACGCCTATTCCACGTATCTGCCGCGTCGCTGTTCTGGTATACAGTGTGGTACGACCAGAGTTTCATAGATATACCGTTCCCGAATGAGAAGTATGCGCAGTATGCTTTGAAAGGGAGAGTTACTTTCCTGACGTTCTGGTGTTTGGTGAGTTTTTAATGTTCATTTTACGTTACGTACAAATAgccatacatttgacgtgcccctcccccgcaaaaatcggcagactgttttgtacagaaaattacaggcAAGGCGTCTCCAGTTGCTAAATgcactggggcccgtttctcaaaagcttgtaacttgtaatacaaatggaagtccctttctaaaaaaagctgtcaaaagtgacatccacttgtattacaagttacaagcttttgagaaacgggccccaggtcgcTGACGATGAACTagcaaaaaagttattaattttattttaaaagttaaccCAAAAGAGTATTCTTCAATataatgttttctttatttcttagAGCTGTAATTGCAATAATATGGACGATCAGTGTGAAATTGTTAACGTTTTCCCAGTCCGGTTGggaaataataattgtatggtTATTTATTTCTGGTACTGTAAACATGTTTGAAATTTTAAGTAAACACAACTGCAATTTTGCGCCCCAAGACACaatgcgcgtttaccgctaagaaaaccccatttactgtggtcccacagttcgaaggcacagcccttaccatgtcagggagtattgggatcctcggtgtcgacatctccagtgacgtccaattccgtagccacctggaagggaaggctgatctggcatccaaaaaactcggtgtgctcaataaagcgtggcgatactttactcctgggcaaagactgctgctctataaatcgcaagtcagaccccatatggagtactgctgtcacctttgggcaggagcacctggatgccagcttggacccttcgactcagtccaaaggcgcgctgtacgaatcgtcgacgatccctaACTCACAAGCgatattgaacctttaagtctaaggagagacttcgcctccttatgcgtgttctaccgcttgtacaatgggctgtgctctgaagaattgtttgacatgatgccaacggccgctttctatcaccgcaccgctcgccatcggcagggtgttcatcctcacaccctagcacctaaatggtcgcgtactgtgcggtttaagagcaatttcctcccgcgtacgctttggctgtggaatgagctccctgccgaggttttcccgaggggctacagtacagtatggggttcttcaaaaaatgagtgtacaggtttttaaagggtcggcaacgcgcgtgtaatatctccggtgttgcaggcgtccataggctacggtaactgcttaccatcaggcgggtcgtatgcttgattgccaccgacgtggtataaaaaatatatattgtgtgCGAACATAATTTACTGCATACAATTAATCTTTAGATCTTTAGACCTATGAtgtaagagtccccggcaagctcgattctccatacaaacgtagttacgctctcattttaaaacgacgacttgctagattgctctgaaaccttgtacttacaataaaataaggtatatctgtGCTTGTaattagcttcagataccatagttaaaataaGCGATTTTGActaatttacaatattagttggtggtaattgctacaactgtttcaaattttaggtatctacgtcaaatggtctctgagaaaaacgcatttaactgatttgcaagaccgaagtgatcccataagtgttccgtttgtcaataaaaagttttgcacggaacactaaaaatacagcgaatttaagtttttcatacaaaacatgtttttgcGTTTTGCtcgatttcgtttgttttatgcatgcattacgaaagtattaaattacacgtgaaCCTGTTGCTAAACTACTGTCACGACATTaatttcacgccactaatttcgtaatgtaaatcccgctttagGGCTATGAGTACCGGGACAGTAAGACGGCGCAATTAAGCGGACACCAGGTGATACCCTCCACATAGCTGCATACATTTTGTTGGTGGCCGGCGACTGGTTGCGCCGCCGTGGTGTCTGGCCCTTATAGTCTCGGTTATTGATACAACTaccttgttttaattttaagttagcTTAATATTCAGTCTTTTGTTTCAGGTACTGCAAACACTCTACTTCACAGTCTCCGTTCTGAATGACTACATCGGCACTAATGTCGATCACCCCAAGCAGAACTCCATCTTACGCTACATCAAGGACAAGCTGTTCATCCTCGCCTTCCCCATCGCTCTCTACGTTACCTCCTTCTTCTGGGGCATCTACGCCATCGACAAAGACCTCATCTTCCCTGACTGGATCGCCAAGATCATCCCCTCATGGGTCAACCACACCATGCACTCATTAGTTCTTCTCTTCATCATTTTAGAACTAGTCATAACATACAGGAGATATCCATCTAGGTACGTTGGGTACTCGATAGTCGTTTGTTTCAATTTTATGTACACGTTTtggttccattttatttactatCAGACTGGGGTTTGGGTGTACCCTGTTTATGGTGTGTTGAACTGGCCGGGTAGGGTAGGGCTTCAAATGGCCAGTACTACTTTAGCAGTTGGATTTTACCTGCTGGGAGAGAAGCTGAATGAACTTGTGTGGACGAAAGTTGATAAGCAGAAGGTGaaaagcaaataaattatttattttataagatgaacgcataattttaaaactataagtcCCAGCACCATACTATAAAGACGACTATTGTAGAGAACTTagaatattttgttaattgtcAGTTTGGTTGTAACttcaatcattttttttaacaatgaaAAACTGCAAAATGGGACACAACGCTGAGGGAAAGGAAGAAACATTCACTTGACAAGTTGTATTCAATTCTATTTTTTGTAGCTACTTAACGCTTCATGTATGTATGTCAAATTGTCAAGTTTCATGATTTCTTGTGGATGGGACTAGATacgttttaagtacctatagataCTTTCGactaattaattatacaatGACTGTTTTTCTAATccctttgtttaattttaacccTAACTCAATTTAATACGTTCGCAGTAATATAAGTTATTTCTGGTACCTCAATCGTACTTTTTTCACGGATTCCCGGATTCCCAAGAAAAGGATAAAAGCGGAATGTCTTTCGGATTTTGAGGTTAGAACTTCGTTAGTCTCTTTTGggcgtaatttaaaaaaataatttaagaaacatgtttttaccgtatttttattacaaatgttacacatttaaataaattagtgtgctaaacttccaaataaatgtctacaaacattttacgtgagaGCATGCCcatcagtgtagggttccgtaggtacCCGTCCGTCAAAATATACCTTGAACGGGTGCTATTAGTTAGTACGTATCACGTAGGATAGGatgggaaacagtggctcggaaaaaaattaccgggtacagtggctcactcaacctaattccaacatgatagaggcgatattggggcgactgagccattgttcgagctgagccactgtttcctaccctgcCCTACATAACAAGCAAAAGGTTTTGTATGAATTTTTGCAATGAAGGGAAGActttgcgataactcaaaaacggcttaaaaTCAAATGAAGGGGCACAGgttattaatataaatcaaattgtgtaaacgtATTTTCTATACCTAATgtaaatatccagagaggaaaatggggactaagtttgtatgcAGAAGCGGgtgtcccctttcctcttagcCACACGAATCTAGCCTAGCCGCCGCCACCATACAATCGAATATTTCAAAGCTCTATCTACAATTCAAATATTTAACCTCATTAAGACGAAGTTGTAATTGTAACAAACGATTCCCTTCACGGTAACAATTTTacctccataactcgaaataataattttgaccTCTATGACTCGAAATAATAGACGATTAGTTGAATTAACTCTATATCTCGATGTAATATGTTAAAAACCTTTATAACTCTAATGAAAACAAGTCGACTGGTACTTTACTGAGGGCCTACCAACCGCGAACCCCGAAGTTGGCAAATTGCGggtatttttctcttttactccaattaaggtgtaattagagtgacagagaaatatGCCCGCACTTTGCGTActtcgatgttcgcggtaggccctcagacggcctagccaaggttgcaatcgcttgcgcttcgccatcaAATCGGTTTGTGTCACTTCCATATTAgagtgacagtgacagtagcctttcgttcgctacggagcgttagcgattggcatgtagGCTACGGGGCCCGGTTTGTTAGATATAATTGGGCAGAAaactttagtattatttttatactcaACGAAACGCAATAAACTCACAGGATAGAATTTTACTGAGTTTCACACTCGTAAGGCCAAGGAAATGAAATATTACATTAGAGCCTTAAGGCGAGGTAaatccatccatactatccatactaatattataaatgcgagtctgtctgtctgtctgtctgtctgtctgtctgtctgtgtgttccctcttcacgcttaaaccgctgaaccgatttatttgaaatttggtgtacagaaagtttgagtcccggggaaggacataggatactttttatcccagaactcacccctcaagggggtgaaaaagggggtggaaatttgtatggggaatcaataaccgctgaaccgatttagatgaaacttggtatggggatagtttgagctgtgggaaaggatatagaataacttttatccccgaaatcatcccttaaggttgtaaaaaatggggtggaaatgtatagtgtggaccaatttgggggtgaaaaaagggtggattaaaaagcagatttgtttaagaattaaggtacccaaattactaattccacgcagacgaagtcgcgggcaaaagctagtacttaatattataaatgcgaaagtctgtctgtctgtctgtgtgttacctcttcacgtttaaaacgctgaaccgatttagatgaaatttggcatagagatagtttgagtcccggagaaggacataggatagcttttatcccgaaaatcatcccctaagaaagtgaaaagcgggatggaattgagataattgatgaagtgcctgctaatttgtgtgcataatattctcaaattgaatctttccaggcgctatacttactttaactGATGTTACTAAGCCCGCGCAGAAGAAGTCCCGGGCCAAAGCTAGTCTCCTATAAAAATACCTCTAGAGGTTCTAGAGTGTACGTAAAGTGTAAGACCTCATTAGTAAAGCCTAAATATACTTTTTCCTCAAATACAACTGCATTACTGCCTCTCGTTAACTCCGCTTAATGATCGCACTTTTGGGGTTCTGCGGAatgaaaaccttttttttttaagttttacattattattgttattgggGCCTTTTTACagattgattagtgtttattgtttattacaagtccatacatttgctacttgggtttagtggcaaatgtatgaactcacactaaacactaatcaatgtgtaaacaggtcGAGTATGAACTCCAGTTATATATCCTGCGTCACACTTATCCGTATTGACTTTTTTTTAccttacgtcggtggcaaacaagcatacggctcgcatgatggtaagcagttTTTGTAGCCTATGGAAGCCTGCAActtcagaggtgttacatgcgcgttgccgaccctaacacttcgcaccctcgttgagctctggcaacatTACTCACCGGGACGAATAGTGTTGTCACTATGGTACTATGCGTATTAGCTAGGAGGataaacggagacgccacgtctgtaattttctgtacaaaaaagtctgccaatttttgcgggggaggggaacgtcaaatgtatacgtaacgtaagtaaaaatagccatgtcagataaacgtcattccatacattgtgtatgaccattggccgactattttcgacagacgggaacgcctgttaatggctactacgtttggttatatcctcctagatgaATAGGGTCTaactttatgtatatttttgaacCGAAACTCATCTAGTCATTTACATTACATCTCGCTCTCTCTGAAaagcttaaaaatatttcacgATTAACATGACGAGATAAAACCGCCCCTGCGCCCGTGGTGCCTGAAAAGAACTCATTTGTAAAGTCATTCTATTTCAACGTCCACTAACAAAACGCTTCGATCGGAATTCTATTCAGAGTCACCCGTCACTCCTATCTGTCCTATTGTGGCGAAAAATCCCGTCAAAAATGGCGTCAGAAAATATCCATGCTGCAAAATATGCAGTTGCATTTTAGTCTTTcgttttaagagtccccggcaagctcggttctccatacaaacgtagttccgctctcattttaaaacgactataggtttgaaactttgtatttataataggataacgtatatctaggtctgtaattagtttatgtagcttcagatacaatagtaaaaaaatatataggaatttaaatttttcatacaaagctTGTGTTTgctctattttatttgttttatatactagagctatataaactaattacagacctagatatacctcatatcattgtatgtgcaaagtttcattacaatccaacacgtagctttaaaatgagaactaaactccgtttgtatgggaaggtgaaattcgaccgagcttgccggggactcttaagtttAGGCTGAAGTGCAGAAGGATAAGGAAGTTTAGGGTTTGAGGCATTACCGAGGTTTTATGGTTATaccgagcaacttttattatgagaccaaccacgaaatcgcgaaagaaAAATTtaccgtcccatagaaaatggaccagccaaaatgtccgaaacagccaaattttttttcacgatttcggggttggtcccataataaaagttgctcagtataatcccaaaac
This DNA window, taken from Cydia strobilella chromosome 4, ilCydStro3.1, whole genome shotgun sequence, encodes the following:
- the LOC134741133 gene encoding androgen-induced gene 1 protein-like, with translation MLLRLFHVSAASLFWYTVWYDQSFIDIPFPNEKYAQYALKGRVTFLTFWCLVLQTLYFTVSVLNDYIGTNVDHPKQNSILRYIKDKLFILAFPIALYVTSFFWGIYAIDKDLIFPDWIAKIIPSWVNHTMHSLVLLFIILELVITYRRYPSRYVGYSIVVCFNFMYTFWFHFIYYQTGVWVYPVYGVLNWPGRVGLQMASTTLAVGFYLLGEKLNELVWTKVDKQKVKSK